A window of Nomascus leucogenys isolate Asia chromosome 19, Asia_NLE_v1, whole genome shotgun sequence genomic DNA:
GGTCTCCATACATGTTCATCACCTGGGGAGAAGATGGGAGGCAGCTTGCCATGGAGGGTGCGGCATGGGTACAGAGCTCCCCCATGCAGAGGGCCCCAGACACCCTGCTCCCTGAATCCCCTCTCAGGCCTGTTTCTCTACCCTTTCTCACCTGGTCATTGAGCCAGTTCTGTCCATACAAGGTCCCCAAGTCATCCATGGTCAGCACATGCCGCTTATAGGCCACTCGGAAGCCCCTCACCATGGCATTGCCTGGCATCCGCTGGTATGACTGGATCAGCTGCAACACCAGGCCCTTCCTGAGTAGGCCAAGGGTGGAGTCACACAAAAGATGATGCAGCTGGGGCACACTGAAATACCTACTACTCCCTGGAATACAAATTCTAACTGACCCCCTTTTTTCTGGCTCATGATGGGTCCTTCTGAGGACCTGCCAAAGGCCCGCTCCCCAGAAAGATAAACAAGACTACTCAGGTAGAACATTTCAGGGTCCCAGGTAAAGACTCTCCCATCAGCTTCCAAGGACTTGGCACCTGCCTGCAGAGTCCTCCCCTTCAGCTCTAGCTTCCTCCTCCCCAACTACAGCCCTATGGGAGAAAAGGCAGCAGTATTCTCTCCACATCCCAGAGGCCCCAGCCCTCCTTTGAAGGAGGGCTTTCAAGCCTCACCTGGAAGGGGTGGAAAACTCCTGCTGGAAAATGTCCTCCAGCTTCTCTACTACCTCATCAGTGCTGAGGGGTATGAGGCTGCCATACGTTTGAAGGAATTCATCCAAGATGCCTggtggaaagggagagaggagggggtgaGGCCTCCAGACTCTACTCTAGGAGTTGGCGGAGGGAGCGAGGCTAGTTGCTCAAGGGCGCCTTACTCTGTACGCAGGTCACATGCTCCTCTCGCAGGGGGCTGTGCTGGCCGGCTTTCTCCCCAGGCCTCTCTGCCTCTTCTGCCATGCCCAAATCTGAGCCCTGAAAAAGCTCCTGGGCCACATGGTCCCCGATGCTGCACACATTGCTGATGAGGATGCTGGCATCAGGGGGTGCCAAGCTGCGCTCCCCTTCTGGCCCAGATGGTCCCCCAAAACCGTTGGGCAGAGTACATGAAAGGAGGCCTATAGGGCAGGGGAAATGGAATGGGCATGAGAGACTGGCCTGGGGGAAAGGACAATGGGATGCAGACGGGTGACTCATGCATGCAAATAAGACCGCAAGAAGGATACACTGAAGCAGAATCCACCAATGTCAATCCTACCCCAAGAAACGGGGACCCCATAAGCATGAGATAAACACGTCCAAGAGATTCTACAGGGACGGAGAGAGAGCTCCTACTCacagacaggaagagagaaaaaggattagcatttagaaatgaaaacttcaggGATATCTGTCACCACTATATGCCAAACACCTAGCACAGTACCCAGCATATTGTGAAGGCTCAATGAATACTTGAATATGTAATAAAGACCTAGAGAGCCTGAAATTGTTTGGCTGGAGTTCTCCGAAAGGGAAATATTCTTTCACAACTGTAAGATGATGTACTCCACTACTGGGAGAGATCCCATCCCGCCACTATGGGAATGGTACCCTCTGGAGATGTAGACACAGGGGTTCTTATACTGAGAGGCCAACAAGGGATTTCGCGTGGACAGGATTTTTCTAAACCACATCTCCCTTTCTCATCTGCGCTCAAGACCACAGAATACCTACTTAGGGAATCTGTTTCCTAGCTCTGCCTGGGAAACTGCCAGGCTCACTCCCAGGCTTACTTTCTGCTCAAAGTGGGGCTTAATGGAGACATTTCGCCGCTCTTCTGGAGCTGTCACTCTGCCATCCTACTTTCCTTAAGCCCAACTCTCACCATGGCAACAGGCTCCTGGTGCTCCAGGCTCTTATCCCTCCCTAACCCCTCCCCTGCAACCCCACGCCCCTTTCCCACCTTACCCGAGTCAGGGTCCAGAGGAGACTTTGGAGTCCACCTGAGTCCATCTTCCTCCATGGGGGGCCCAGAGGGCACTGGTGGAGACCGTCTCACCCCATCCTCAGCCATGAGAGCACCTAGCAGACCCAGCCGGGGTGGAGGTGGCCCCCGGGGGGAGTCAAAACGACAACAGGGGGATGGCACCTGTGGCGTCGCACCCCCTTCCTGGGGTGAAAGATGGTTCTTGGGGTGTGCGAGGCCCCGCCGCCGGCCCCGGTGGCGCCCCCAAAGCTTCCAGTGGAATGTCAGCGAGGTGCTTTTTGAGTAGAGCAGCATCCGGAAGGCTCTCATGGCTCGACGGCGGCGCTGTGAGCAGGTTTTTCGATGAATGGGGCGGGAAGGGCGGGGCCGCTGGGATGTTCCCAGCTGACTCCATCTGGGGGGCAGCCTCCAAGCTGCcacttcctcctcttcatcttcatcctcctcctcctcttcttcctcctcctcttcacttGCTGAGGCATCAAAAGAGGGTCGGGGGACAGGGAGGCGTCTGGCTGGCACTGTGGTCCCTGACCCAGGATCTGGCCCAAACCCTCCACCTGACTTGAGTCGGGGTTTGGGAGGTGGGGGCCAACGAAGACGCTCCCGTCTGGGACTTGAGTAAGCTGGGGGTATGCCGGGTCCAGGAGGCTCAGGCCCCCAGGACCCGGTCCCTTGTATAGTCTCTTTCATCTTCCAGTACCCTGAAAAACAAAGATCAGGGTATCAAAATCTAAGCATGACCCCACCGCAGAtcctgcctctcttcctggcCATGCCTCCTCTGGATTCAGatgcaaataaagaaaagaggaaaaaacgcAAAACTCCTAACTTAAGATCCTCCCAGTTAACGCGGTCCACAAGGGGCCCTTTAGGGTCTGTGCCATCATCTCTCCCCAGTCCAGAGACAAGGGAAAATGGCTAAGCAGCAGGCCTCAGAGATCTTATTTCTAAGATCCCCAGGCCAAACCCAATAGCACTGCCAGGTTCTGCGTCTTTATTTTAATACCACCAGGGCTGTCCTTTGAGGGCCCAACAAGGGTAATTTCTTTCCTCAGGGACATGATAACCGTGGTACTTGAGGAGAATGCAACTTGCACGTGGAAACTGTGGGCTGGAGTGGGAGACAGTTCTCTAACACCCTGGATGAACAGGGGGCATGGGAAGGCTGCGGTCACCTCAGGTGCAGATGCCAGGGATATGGCTCGGGGGCAGAGGCTAATAAACGGGGAAGGACTTCGAAGGAAACTTAAAAAGAACCGAATCAAGGCGCTGGGACAGAACGGAGCGCACGAGCCAGGCCGGCCCAGCCCCCACCTACTTCATCCTCGGGGACCAGAATGCAACCCGGCACCAGTCTGGTCCCACGAGCTTGGATGGCTCGGCGCACACGGGCTTTAAGAAGCCCCTTTGCGGGCCTCTGGGCCCCGGTTCGGTGGGAGCGAGGCCCAGGAAtgggagaggccaaggcagggctgggaggaggggagggggcgtCCTCACCGGGAGCAGGCAAGCCGGGCGGACGGGCCCGAGGGCGGGCGTCTCCGGCCTCAAGCTTCCCGGCTCATCTCTCTGGCGACGGCGGCGGCCCCGCCACTCCTGCTGTCTTTAGGCGCAGCCGTCTCAATTCAGGATTCCAACGCTCTGGGCCGCGTGCCTCGCCGCCGAGCACCCCGCCGCGCCGCCTCTGGCTCTGCTTCAGCTTCTACCTCCACCTccgccaccgccaccgccaccaccagcgccaccgccgccgccactcctccccccctcctccttcccctcccgcGAGCCCCGGGCCCACCGGCAGCGGCGGCGCACGATTAGTACGTCACACCCGGCGAAGAGCGCCGGCGCGGCCACCAAGCGCGCAGTCCCGCCTACCCGAGGACGCCGGCGCCACGGGACCGGCCCGCCCAGAGCGCTACGCGAGGCTGCGCCTGCGCACATCCGCCGCCCGGCCGCGCGTGGCGGCCCCGCCACTTTCTCTTTTGCGCCGCGCTGGTCTTCTCCGCGCTCGCGAGCCTGACCCTAGCGGCGTCCCCAGTACCTTGATCCGGCGGGGGGCGCGTCACAGGAGAGCCAGGAGGGCGGGAGATCCTCTAAGAGGACCGGGCTGAGGCGAGGCAGTG
This region includes:
- the SENP3 gene encoding sentrin-specific protease 3, encoding MKETIQGTGSWGPEPPGPGIPPAYSSPRRERLRWPPPPKPRLKSGGGFGPDPGSGTTVPARRLPVPRPSFDASASEEEEEEEEEEDEDEEEEVAAWRLPPRWSQLGTSQRPRPSRPIHRKTCSQRRRRAMRAFRMLLYSKSTSLTFHWKLWGRHRGRRRGLAHPKNHLSPQEGGATPQVPSPCCRFDSPRGPPPPRLGLLGALMAEDGVRRSPPVPSGPPMEEDGLRWTPKSPLDPDSGLLSCTLPNGFGGPSGPEGERSLAPPDASILISNVCSIGDHVAQELFQGSDLGMAEEAERPGEKAGQHSPLREEHVTCVQSILDEFLQTYGSLIPLSTDEVVEKLEDIFQQEFSTPSRKGLVLQLIQSYQRMPGNAMVRGFRVAYKRHVLTMDDLGTLYGQNWLNDQVMNMYGDLVMDTVPEKVHFFNSFFYDKLRTKGYDGVKRWTKNVDIFNKELLLIPIHLEVHWSLISVDVRRRTITYFDSQRTLNRRCPKHIAKYLQAEAVKKDRLDFHQGWKGYFKMNVARQNNDSDCGAFVLQYCKHLALSQPFSFTQQDMPKLRRQIYKELCHCKLTV